One Calditrichia bacterium DNA window includes the following coding sequences:
- a CDS encoding 50S ribosomal protein L18 → MAKKVRKKSKMFGTAERPRLVISRSIRHIYGQIVDDTAQKTILGASEISKELKDELKDVKTRIETSKRVGAFIAKKAKENGIETVIFDRNGLKYHGRVKALAEGAREGGLKF, encoded by the coding sequence ATGGCTAAAAAAGTACGTAAAAAGTCAAAAATGTTTGGCACCGCAGAGCGGCCGCGTCTGGTAATTTCCCGAAGCATTCGTCACATCTATGGACAAATTGTTGACGATACTGCCCAAAAAACAATCTTAGGCGCTTCGGAAATAAGCAAAGAGCTCAAGGATGAATTGAAAGATGTAAAAACAAGAATTGAAACCAGTAAACGTGTCGGCGCTTTTATCGCAAAAAAGGCCAAGGAAAATGGGATTGAAACAGTAATTTTTGATCGCAACGGTCTGAAATATCATGGTCGCGTAAAAGCATTGGCCGAGGGCGCGCGTGAAGGCGGCTTGAAGTTCTAA
- the rplF gene encoding 50S ribosomal protein L6 translates to MSRIGKLPIEIPGGVEIKVDGGLVSVKGPKGKLSRQINPDMIFEQEDNTLTVSRPTNERKHRALHGLTRTLVNNMVVGVTQGYTRTLLIEGVGYRAEKKGNGLVLSLGYSHQIYFYSPDGVEINVPQPTRIEVSGIDKETVGQVAAKIRSFRKPEPYKGKGIRYDNETVRRKAGKTGK, encoded by the coding sequence GTGTCTCGTATAGGAAAATTACCGATCGAAATTCCCGGCGGTGTAGAGATCAAAGTTGATGGTGGTTTGGTAAGTGTAAAAGGACCCAAAGGCAAACTGTCCCGTCAGATTAATCCTGATATGATATTTGAACAGGAAGATAATACGCTTACTGTATCCCGCCCAACGAACGAACGAAAACATCGTGCACTGCATGGATTAACCCGCACATTAGTCAATAATATGGTTGTGGGTGTAACCCAAGGGTATACCCGTACGCTATTAATTGAAGGCGTGGGTTATCGTGCAGAGAAAAAAGGGAATGGCCTGGTTTTGAGCTTGGGATATTCACATCAGATTTACTTTTATTCGCCAGATGGCGTCGAAATCAATGTCCCTCAGCCGACCCGAATTGAGGTGAGTGGTATAGATAAAGAAACTGTCGGGCAAGTTGCTGCAAAAATCCGCTCTTTCCGCAAGCCGGAACCGTATAAAGGTAAGGGTATCCGTTACGACAACGAAACAGTCCGTCGTAAAGCTGGTAAAACTGGGAAATAA
- the rpsH gene encoding 30S ribosomal protein S8: protein MSMTDPIADFLTRIRNAIQAKHRTVDIPASNMKKRMAEILFEHKFIRNFIIIDDGKQGIIRVFLKYVAPSGEPVIHELKRVSKPGRRYYVGVEQLPRVKNNVGIAILSTSRGVITERQARREGVGGEVLCTVW from the coding sequence ATGTCCATGACTGATCCGATTGCCGATTTTCTGACACGGATTCGCAATGCCATTCAGGCAAAGCATCGTACCGTTGATATTCCGGCGTCGAACATGAAAAAACGCATGGCGGAAATTCTGTTTGAGCACAAATTTATTCGTAATTTTATCATCATTGATGATGGCAAACAGGGTATCATCCGCGTCTTTTTGAAATACGTCGCCCCATCCGGTGAACCTGTTATACACGAATTAAAACGTGTGAGCAAGCCCGGACGCCGTTATTACGTTGGGGTAGAGCAATTGCCACGTGTTAAAAACAATGTTGGTATTGCAATATTGAGTACATCCAGGGGTGTTATTACAGAACGTCAGGCACGCCGTGAAGGTGTGGGTGGCGAAGTGCTTTGCACAGTCTGGTAG
- a CDS encoding type Z 30S ribosomal protein S14: MAKKALIAKAKRKQKFKVREYNRCQRCGRPRAYYRKFGICRICLRELANKGEIPGVTKASW; encoded by the coding sequence TTGGCTAAGAAAGCGCTCATCGCAAAAGCGAAACGGAAACAAAAATTTAAAGTCCGAGAATACAACCGGTGCCAGCGTTGCGGACGTCCGCGTGCGTACTATCGCAAATTTGGTATTTGCCGCATTTGTCTTCGTGAATTGGCAAATAAAGGCGAAATTCCGGGTGTTACCAAAGCAAGCTGGTAA
- the rplE gene encoding 50S ribosomal protein L5, translating to MSYTPRLKKKYTEEIVPMLFKKFGYKNIMQVPKLQKITMNMGVGEAVQDSKILERAVEDLTVIAGQKPALTTAKHSISNFKLREGMKIGCKVTLRGDRMYEFLDRFINFATPRIRDFRGLPDKLDGRGNFTVGVREQIVFPEVNVDKIDKIRGLNITFVSNVDSDEEAYELLKAFGMPFKK from the coding sequence ATGAGCTATACACCCCGTTTAAAAAAGAAGTATACGGAAGAAATTGTGCCCATGCTGTTCAAAAAGTTTGGGTATAAAAACATCATGCAGGTACCGAAGCTTCAAAAAATTACCATGAATATGGGCGTTGGCGAAGCCGTTCAGGATAGCAAAATTCTGGAACGTGCGGTAGAGGACCTTACCGTAATTGCCGGTCAAAAACCGGCTTTGACTACGGCGAAACATTCCATCTCGAACTTTAAACTTCGGGAAGGTATGAAAATAGGTTGCAAAGTGACCCTGCGTGGCGATCGGATGTACGAATTCCTCGATCGTTTTATCAATTTTGCAACACCGCGTATTCGAGATTTTCGCGGTTTGCCAGACAAACTCGACGGTCGCGGAAACTTCACAGTTGGTGTTCGTGAGCAGATTGTATTTCCTGAAGTTAACGTCGATAAAATTGATAAAATCCGTGGTTTGAACATCACTTTCGTATCAAACGTAGATTCAGATGAAGAAGCATACGAGCTTCTGAAAGCGTTTGGAATGCCGTTCAAGAAATAA
- the rplX gene encoding 50S ribosomal protein L24, whose protein sequence is MKKIKKNDSVMIIAGNDRGKTGKVLKVFPENERIIVEGVNMHKRHRKPTQQMPQGGILSIEAPIHISNVKLVAPKSAVATRVGFKILKDGSKVRVCKHPDANGEEVA, encoded by the coding sequence ATGAAAAAAATTAAGAAAAATGATTCTGTGATGATCATCGCCGGCAATGATCGCGGGAAAACCGGAAAAGTATTAAAGGTGTTTCCTGAAAACGAGCGCATTATTGTTGAAGGCGTGAATATGCATAAGCGTCACCGTAAACCGACGCAGCAAATGCCCCAGGGCGGTATATTGAGTATCGAAGCCCCCATCCATATTTCCAACGTGAAATTGGTTGCGCCAAAAAGTGCTGTAGCAACACGGGTTGGGTTTAAAATTTTAAAAGATGGCAGCAAAGTCCGGGTTTGCAAACACCCGGATGCAAATGGTGAAGAAGTAGCCTAA
- the rplN gene encoding 50S ribosomal protein L14, translated as MVQEQTRLSVADNSGAKKVMCIRVLGGSGKKSATVGDIIVVSVKSAIPNAPVKKGQVSRAVIVRTKKEVRRADGSYIRFDENAAVLLDAQGEPRGTRIFGPVARELRDKAFMKIVSLAPEVI; from the coding sequence ATGGTTCAGGAACAAACCCGTTTGAGTGTCGCGGACAACTCAGGCGCGAAAAAAGTGATGTGTATTCGCGTGTTGGGGGGCTCAGGCAAGAAAAGTGCTACGGTAGGCGATATCATCGTGGTGTCTGTAAAAAGCGCCATCCCGAATGCGCCGGTCAAAAAAGGACAAGTATCAAGAGCGGTAATCGTACGCACCAAAAAGGAAGTTCGCCGCGCCGACGGTTCCTATATTCGCTTCGATGAAAACGCAGCCGTGTTGCTTGATGCGCAGGGTGAACCGCGCGGAACCCGTATTTTTGGTCCCGTTGCGCGTGAACTGCGCGATAAAGCTTTTATGAAAATTGTGTCATTAGCGCCAGAAGTGATTTAA
- the rpsQ gene encoding 30S ribosomal protein S17 — protein MERGIRKTRVGFVVSDKMDKTVVVAVERYVRHPLYKKFVRQTKKFKAHDDTNTCDIGDKVKIMETRPLSKTKRWRVVEIVEKVK, from the coding sequence ATGGAAAGAGGTATTCGTAAAACCCGTGTGGGATTTGTAGTTAGCGACAAAATGGATAAAACCGTTGTCGTAGCTGTTGAGCGTTACGTTCGACACCCACTCTATAAAAAGTTCGTCAGGCAAACCAAGAAGTTCAAAGCGCACGACGATACCAATACCTGCGATATTGGTGATAAAGTAAAAATTATGGAAACTCGTCCTCTGAGCAAAACGAAACGCTGGCGGGTTGTAGAAATTGTTGAAAAAGTGAAATAA
- the rpmC gene encoding 50S ribosomal protein L29 — protein MNTAEIKALPEADIKQHLDDLMDELANLRIQKATHQLTNPSRIREVKREIARAKTIMREIELGIVKTKES, from the coding sequence ATGAACACTGCGGAAATAAAAGCTTTACCTGAAGCGGATATCAAACAACATCTGGACGATTTGATGGATGAACTTGCGAATCTCCGCATTCAGAAAGCGACGCATCAATTGACAAATCCAAGCCGGATCCGCGAAGTGAAACGTGAAATTGCGCGTGCCAAAACCATCATGCGCGAAATAGAATTAGGTATTGTCAAAACAAAAGAATCCTAA
- the rplP gene encoding 50S ribosomal protein L16 codes for MLMPKKVKHRRVMRGRRAGNATRGASVSFGQFGLKALDAGWITSRQIEAARVAMTRYIKRGGKVWIRIFPDKPITKKPAETRMGKGKGSPEYWVAVVKPGRVMFELAGVSEEIAKEAMRLASHKLPIKTKFVTRKEAGE; via the coding sequence ATGTTAATGCCCAAAAAAGTTAAACATAGACGTGTAATGCGTGGCCGCAGAGCGGGGAATGCAACCCGTGGTGCAAGTGTATCGTTCGGACAATTTGGATTAAAAGCTTTAGACGCCGGCTGGATTACCAGTCGCCAAATTGAAGCTGCCCGTGTTGCGATGACACGCTACATCAAACGGGGTGGTAAGGTTTGGATTCGAATTTTCCCGGATAAGCCCATAACCAAAAAACCCGCAGAAACACGGATGGGTAAAGGTAAAGGTTCCCCGGAATATTGGGTAGCGGTTGTAAAGCCCGGACGCGTAATGTTTGAACTTGCCGGTGTTTCTGAAGAAATTGCCAAAGAAGCAATGCGCCTGGCTTCGCACAAACTGCCCATCAAAACCAAGTTTGTAACGCGTAAAGAAGCGGGAGAATAA
- the rpsC gene encoding 30S ribosomal protein S3 has product MGQKTNPVGYRLGFIKTWNSQWFDEKNFAEKLNEDLLIRKYIFKRISDGAISKVGIERTARRVLITINTARPGVVIGKKGAEVDKLKEELKKLVNKDIQININEVKHPELDAFLVGQNIARQLEGKVSFRRAMKRAITSSMRLGAEGIKIQCSGRLGGAEMARTENYKEGRIPLHTLRANIDYATSTANTTYGCIGVKVWLYHGEVIGTNS; this is encoded by the coding sequence TTGGGTCAAAAAACGAATCCAGTTGGCTACCGTCTGGGCTTTATCAAAACTTGGAACTCCCAGTGGTTTGATGAAAAAAACTTCGCTGAAAAGCTGAATGAAGATTTGTTGATTCGTAAATACATTTTCAAACGCATTTCAGATGGTGCTATTTCGAAAGTTGGTATCGAACGCACTGCACGGCGCGTGTTGATTACGATAAACACAGCTCGTCCCGGTGTTGTGATCGGGAAAAAAGGTGCTGAAGTCGATAAGTTGAAAGAAGAGCTGAAGAAATTGGTCAACAAAGATATTCAGATCAACATCAACGAAGTGAAGCATCCGGAGCTAGACGCCTTTTTGGTCGGGCAAAACATTGCTCGCCAATTGGAAGGGAAAGTATCTTTCCGACGTGCGATGAAACGCGCCATTACTTCCTCTATGCGCCTCGGTGCAGAAGGAATTAAAATACAGTGCTCCGGCCGTCTCGGCGGTGCGGAAATGGCACGGACAGAAAACTATAAAGAAGGTCGGATTCCCCTGCACACACTCCGCGCCAATATTGATTATGCAACCTCTACTGCCAACACAACTTATGGTTGTATCGGTGTAAAAGTGTGGTTGTATCACGGTGAAGTGATCGGGACCAATTCGTAA
- the rplV gene encoding 50S ribosomal protein L22 — MKAVARQRYARLSPLKVRQVTRLIKDKNVEDALSILHFTPKRAAKTVENVLRSAVANFQNQEEAGGVNPDKIFVKSVTVDGGPMWKRFRPMSMGRVGRIRRRTSHITIVVEDR; from the coding sequence ATGAAAGCTGTAGCCAGACAACGATACGCGCGTCTCTCACCATTAAAAGTGAGACAAGTGACACGTCTGATCAAAGATAAAAATGTGGAAGATGCTTTGAGCATCCTGCACTTTACGCCGAAGCGCGCCGCTAAAACGGTTGAAAATGTATTGCGCTCTGCAGTGGCAAATTTTCAAAACCAGGAAGAGGCCGGCGGTGTTAATCCGGATAAAATTTTCGTGAAAAGTGTAACGGTAGATGGTGGACCGATGTGGAAGCGTTTTCGTCCCATGTCAATGGGGCGTGTTGGTCGTATCCGCCGCCGCACTTCTCATATTACAATTGTTGTTGAAGATCGCTAA
- the rpsS gene encoding 30S ribosomal protein S19 — MSRSLKKGPFIDQKLYQKVDDLNGSGQKKVVKTWARRSTVPPEFVGHTIAVHNGIKFIPVYVTENMVGHKLGEFAPTRTYRGHAGSKNEKKSKVR, encoded by the coding sequence ATGTCAAGATCGCTGAAAAAAGGCCCTTTTATTGACCAGAAATTATACCAAAAAGTAGACGATTTGAATGGTAGCGGTCAAAAGAAAGTTGTGAAAACCTGGGCTCGTCGTTCAACTGTACCGCCTGAATTTGTTGGGCATACAATTGCAGTACACAACGGCATCAAATTTATTCCGGTTTATGTGACGGAAAATATGGTTGGGCATAAGCTTGGTGAATTTGCCCCGACCCGTACCTACCGCGGTCATGCGGGTAGTAAAAATGAAAAGAAATCGAAAGTTCGTTAA
- the rplB gene encoding 50S ribosomal protein L2, whose product MALKKYKPMTSALRFRIDLTKDVITKDKPERSLTETLHKTGGRNNLGRVTAWQRGGGHKRLYRIIDFKRNKRDIEAKVAAIEYDPNRSANIALLHYVDGEKRYIIAPDGLTVGDTVMAGASADVKVGNALPLEKIPLGMTIHNIEMIPGKGGQIARSAGAGVQLMAKEGNYALLKMPSGEIRKVRKECYATLGTVGNTDHFNVSLGKAGRTRWLGRRPSVRGVVMNPVDHPMGGGEGRTSGGRHPCSPWGQLSKGLKTRKKRKKSSALIVKRRK is encoded by the coding sequence ATGGCTTTAAAAAAATACAAACCCATGACCTCTGCGTTGCGTTTTCGCATCGATTTGACAAAAGATGTTATTACTAAAGATAAGCCGGAGCGTTCGCTAACTGAAACATTGCACAAAACCGGTGGGCGTAATAATCTTGGACGCGTAACAGCATGGCAGCGTGGTGGTGGTCACAAAAGACTTTACAGGATCATCGATTTTAAGCGCAACAAACGCGATATTGAAGCAAAAGTAGCTGCAATTGAATACGATCCAAATCGTAGTGCCAATATTGCATTGTTGCATTATGTGGACGGCGAAAAACGTTACATCATTGCACCGGACGGTTTAACAGTTGGTGATACGGTGATGGCTGGAGCTTCTGCAGATGTCAAAGTTGGTAATGCACTACCACTGGAAAAAATTCCTTTGGGTATGACCATTCACAACATCGAAATGATCCCCGGAAAAGGTGGGCAAATTGCTCGTAGCGCCGGTGCAGGTGTTCAGTTGATGGCAAAAGAAGGTAACTACGCGTTGCTGAAAATGCCCTCTGGCGAAATTCGTAAAGTCCGTAAAGAATGTTATGCAACCTTAGGTACAGTAGGAAATACGGATCACTTTAACGTTTCTTTAGGAAAAGCCGGACGTACCCGTTGGTTGGGACGTCGACCAAGCGTTCGGGGTGTTGTGATGAACCCTGTTGACCACCCGATGGGTGGCGGTGAAGGTCGGACCTCGGGTGGGCGCCATCCTTGTTCACCGTGGGGGCAGTTATCCAAAGGTTTGAAAACCCGTAAGAAGCGTAAAAAATCCAGCGCGTTAATCGTCAAACGTCGTAAATAA
- the rplW gene encoding 50S ribosomal protein L23 has protein sequence MKDNRTIIIEPVLTEKAVRIREDKNQYVFRVDSSANKIELKKAIAKRFNVTVESLRVVNVKGKMRQRMVRGGRVTGFTSKYKKAYVTLAEGDHLDFLDNV, from the coding sequence ATGAAAGATAACAGAACTATCATCATCGAGCCGGTGTTGACCGAAAAAGCAGTACGGATTCGCGAAGATAAAAATCAGTATGTTTTCCGGGTCGATTCGTCGGCAAACAAAATTGAGCTTAAAAAAGCCATCGCAAAGCGCTTTAATGTTACTGTTGAAAGCTTGCGTGTGGTTAACGTAAAAGGGAAAATGCGCCAGCGGATGGTTCGTGGCGGACGGGTCACCGGATTCACTTCCAAATACAAAAAAGCATATGTGACATTGGCTGAAGGTGATCACCTGGATTTTCTGGATAACGTATAA
- the rplD gene encoding 50S ribosomal protein L4 codes for MELTVYRIDGTKTSETVTLNPEIFEIEPNDHVVYLDVKAYLANQRQGTHQSKGRSFVSGGGKKPFKQKGTGRARQGTIRAPHMVGGGRAHGPQPRDYSQTLPKKVKKLARRSVLAYKAKESKIVVVEDFEFDGPKTKKVIEMLNKLGVTDRKVLILTGNYDQNFYRSARNIPYKSVLTAPQFSTYDVLNANTLVLQKGAVNIINEVLG; via the coding sequence ATGGAACTGACAGTATATCGCATCGATGGTACCAAAACAAGTGAGACGGTCACGCTCAATCCGGAGATATTCGAAATTGAGCCGAACGATCATGTGGTCTATCTTGATGTAAAAGCTTATCTGGCAAATCAACGTCAGGGAACGCACCAGTCCAAAGGTCGTTCATTTGTGAGCGGCGGTGGAAAAAAACCTTTTAAACAAAAAGGTACCGGTCGTGCCCGTCAGGGAACGATTCGTGCACCACACATGGTTGGCGGTGGTCGCGCGCATGGCCCTCAGCCCCGTGATTATAGCCAAACCCTACCTAAAAAAGTAAAAAAATTGGCACGTCGTTCAGTATTGGCTTACAAAGCTAAAGAATCTAAGATCGTTGTGGTTGAAGATTTTGAATTTGACGGACCGAAGACAAAAAAAGTAATTGAGATGTTGAATAAACTGGGTGTTACTGATCGCAAAGTGTTGATTTTGACCGGAAATTACGATCAAAATTTCTATCGATCTGCCAGAAATATTCCTTACAAATCGGTTTTAACTGCACCCCAGTTTTCCACTTATGACGTGCTGAATGCGAATACTCTGGTATTGCAAAAAGGTGCAGTCAACATTATCAATGAGGTATTGGGCTAA
- the rplC gene encoding 50S ribosomal protein L3, translating to MNALLGKKIGMSRIFDASGNAIPVTVVKAGPCYVTQVKTVENDGYRAVQLGFGEKKEKNTAKPQMGVFNKAGVPALSKLKEFKLLTDTELKAGDQLNVDLFKEGDKITVVGKSKGRGFAGVMRRHNFSGAQITHGQSDRQRAPGSLGQSSYPSKVFKGIRMGGRMGNDNVKVAGLRIVKVDAENNLLFISGAVPGSRNSYVEIHKKN from the coding sequence ATGAACGCTTTACTTGGAAAAAAAATAGGCATGTCCAGAATTTTCGACGCCAGCGGAAATGCAATTCCCGTTACCGTTGTAAAGGCTGGTCCTTGCTATGTTACCCAGGTGAAAACGGTTGAAAATGACGGCTATCGGGCGGTACAATTGGGTTTTGGCGAGAAAAAAGAAAAAAATACTGCCAAGCCTCAAATGGGTGTGTTCAATAAAGCAGGTGTGCCGGCTTTGAGCAAACTCAAAGAATTTAAACTGTTGACCGATACGGAATTGAAAGCCGGAGACCAGTTAAACGTCGACCTTTTTAAAGAAGGTGATAAAATTACTGTTGTTGGCAAAAGTAAAGGACGTGGATTTGCCGGTGTTATGCGCCGCCACAATTTTTCCGGTGCGCAAATTACCCACGGTCAATCGGACCGTCAGCGTGCGCCCGGTTCATTGGGACAAAGTTCTTACCCTTCCAAAGTTTTTAAAGGAATTCGTATGGGCGGCAGAATGGGTAATGATAATGTAAAAGTCGCCGGTTTAAGAATTGTGAAAGTGGATGCGGAAAACAATTTGTTGTTCATTTCAGGTGCTGTTCCCGGATCCCGTAATAGCTATGTAGAAATTCATAAAAAAAACTGA
- the rpsJ gene encoding 30S ribosomal protein S10 has translation MPGQSIRIKLKAYDHHLIDKSADKIITTAKTTGALISGPIPLPTRRSLFTVLRSPHVDKKSREQFEVRVHKRLIDIHNATNKTIDQLMKLELPAGVDIEIKT, from the coding sequence GTGCCAGGTCAAAGCATTCGAATCAAACTGAAAGCCTACGATCATCATCTGATTGATAAGTCGGCAGACAAAATTATCACGACGGCAAAAACAACCGGCGCCTTGATTTCCGGCCCGATTCCATTGCCGACGAGACGCAGTTTGTTTACGGTATTGCGTTCGCCACACGTGGATAAAAAATCGCGCGAGCAGTTTGAAGTGCGTGTCCACAAACGGTTGATCGACATTCACAATGCCACTAACAAAACCATCGATCAGTTAATGAAGTTGGAACTGCCAGCTGGTGTTGATATAGAAATTAAAACCTGA